Proteins encoded in a region of the Oscillospiraceae bacterium MB24-C1 genome:
- a CDS encoding acyl-CoA dehydratase activase translates to MYSIGIDIGYSSVKVILTDEENTIRFSRYQMHKGRIKNTLTGILKDLTAAFDPQGIKYGSVTGNGSKFLSVNGAAKAVNDVTAVIEGAIAENSLVGSIVDIGGESARFITGLGGSDKSRIEIAMNSNCSSGTGSFLEEQMSRLNLKLTDYSELVKEAKSIPRIAGRCSVFAKTDITHHQQEGVSAPDILLGLAYALVRNYKGTVMKKLPVKKPILFSGGVSYNGGIIIALRDVLELSDEDLIFPDHLGCVGAFGASVIARKDRLLIDLSKVFSLAENTEEMIINEDSIVLPKLSAYGVGDSDGKHTCKSLLSEREVIDCYLGIDIGSTSTNLVLINSDNEIISFKYLRTLGNPIDAVIKGFKEIKEELGEKIRIIGAGTTGSGRYMIGKMIGADVIKDEITAQAKAAVQISGDVNTIFEIGGQDSKFISIDNGAVVDFQMNKICAAGTGSFIEEQAKKFNIPIENFGEIALRSDNPISLGERCTVFIETSIASYLAVGANINDIVSGLCYSIVKNYLDRVVGQKKIGNKIFLQGGLAYNQGVINAFRAVTGKEIIVPPFFSVTGAYGAAVLAMEEMNGKMSSFRGLNVTAEDLVLQHTNRGSINLGENEFNENVKKIVFNDYVLENSAKKTVGIPRALFTYGMFSMFNTFFKELDLNVLLSDPTNENTLALGQQYAMDETCFPIKLITGHVAELMQKKVDYIFFPDLVTVDHPGSQSRKNYGCAFMQLSFKVMNRAMELDKKGIELLSPTIAFHMGKESIMKSFLKVGEQLGKSADRTRNALEKGLDSANRFEERMAKNSKKVMSQLKSDEIAFVMVSKIYGVADPVLNMNIPEKLAGMGYKVFPFYDLPEGDLSKEHPNMFWPFGQHILEPAQLIRRHPNLYAIFLTHHGCGPDSILSHYFREEMRGKPYLHIEIDEHSSGVGIITRVEAFINSLKNINTKHAANIQTYVNSIEHSETNIKNTLGNLNKTKTIYLPYLYPYSEFYKELLLKRGIDAKVLPSSSKVSIDTGRKFTITEEYFSLTALLGNVFTTLKRLDNKDVNRTAFLIPQNEGTETDGQYSRLLRTMLDEEGYQNVDIVSPFWEDILCKDDQTFNEVTLCFLAGDIIWCAPQKSRERYLKATMELIKENQFNLEQLKAIAQSIATELNGESFEKKILAVGEFNILFDGLLNNDTFKELEKKGHRVLYSPLGEAMWMLWRDYADQNKNNQSVLMEQRLLELRNGIMTISKALCDWSPYEKNADELIRIADRTLGYFSGAHGRYRQAKQLCASHKTDGVITAASIYENTGIVLGMLQKGFEDENTKPVLNLTFDGNKNENDQIKVDSFMYYL, encoded by the coding sequence ATGTACAGTATTGGAATTGATATTGGTTATTCATCTGTTAAGGTCATTTTGACAGATGAAGAGAATACGATTAGGTTTAGCAGATATCAAATGCATAAAGGCAGGATAAAGAATACGTTGACGGGTATCCTTAAAGATCTGACGGCAGCATTTGATCCGCAGGGCATCAAATATGGATCTGTAACAGGAAATGGAAGCAAGTTTTTAAGTGTAAATGGTGCGGCTAAAGCGGTGAATGATGTTACTGCTGTTATTGAAGGTGCTATTGCGGAAAATTCGTTGGTCGGCTCAATTGTTGACATCGGCGGTGAAAGTGCGAGATTCATCACTGGCTTGGGTGGCAGTGATAAATCTCGCATTGAAATAGCCATGAATTCCAATTGTTCTTCTGGAACAGGCTCATTTCTTGAAGAACAGATGTCCAGACTAAATTTAAAGCTTACCGATTATTCAGAGCTGGTGAAGGAAGCGAAATCCATTCCCAGAATCGCGGGGCGTTGTAGCGTATTTGCAAAAACAGACATAACGCATCATCAGCAGGAGGGCGTTTCGGCTCCGGATATTTTACTGGGGCTTGCCTATGCACTTGTCCGAAACTACAAAGGTACGGTGATGAAGAAGCTCCCTGTTAAAAAGCCAATTCTGTTTTCAGGTGGCGTCTCTTATAATGGAGGGATTATTATCGCATTAAGGGATGTGCTGGAGCTTTCGGACGAAGATTTAATCTTTCCAGACCATTTAGGGTGTGTCGGTGCATTTGGTGCATCGGTCATAGCCAGAAAAGACAGACTGCTGATTGACTTGTCTAAGGTGTTTTCCTTAGCGGAGAATACAGAAGAGATGATAATAAATGAGGATAGCATTGTTCTTCCCAAGCTGTCCGCTTATGGCGTTGGCGACAGCGATGGAAAGCATACATGTAAAAGTCTATTGTCAGAGCGTGAAGTGATTGACTGCTATCTCGGCATAGATATCGGTTCGACCAGTACAAACCTTGTATTAATTAATAGTGACAATGAGATTATCTCCTTTAAATATTTAAGAACCTTGGGTAATCCTATTGATGCTGTGATCAAAGGCTTTAAAGAAATAAAAGAAGAACTCGGCGAAAAAATAAGAATTATAGGCGCTGGAACAACCGGCTCCGGCAGATATATGATTGGAAAAATGATTGGTGCCGATGTAATTAAGGATGAAATCACCGCACAGGCAAAGGCTGCAGTCCAAATTAGCGGTGATGTGAATACTATTTTTGAAATTGGCGGGCAGGACTCTAAATTTATTAGTATTGATAATGGTGCGGTTGTTGATTTTCAAATGAACAAGATTTGTGCCGCCGGCACAGGTTCCTTTATTGAGGAGCAAGCAAAGAAATTCAATATTCCCATTGAAAACTTTGGAGAAATTGCGCTTAGAAGCGATAATCCCATCAGTCTAGGGGAACGATGCACCGTTTTTATAGAAACAAGCATTGCCTCCTACTTAGCAGTAGGCGCAAATATCAATGATATTGTTTCGGGATTATGCTACTCGATTGTTAAAAACTATCTTGATCGGGTTGTTGGACAAAAGAAAATCGGAAACAAAATTTTTCTGCAGGGAGGGCTTGCCTATAATCAAGGGGTCATAAACGCTTTCAGAGCCGTAACGGGAAAAGAAATCATTGTTCCACCATTTTTCAGTGTCACCGGAGCTTATGGTGCTGCTGTTCTGGCAATGGAAGAGATGAACGGGAAAATGAGCTCATTTAGAGGTCTTAATGTAACTGCGGAAGACTTGGTATTACAACATACAAATAGAGGCTCCATTAATTTAGGTGAAAATGAATTTAATGAAAATGTTAAAAAAATTGTGTTTAACGATTATGTTCTTGAAAATTCCGCAAAAAAAACAGTAGGTATTCCAAGAGCGCTTTTTACCTACGGCATGTTTTCTATGTTTAATACCTTCTTCAAAGAGCTTGACTTAAATGTACTGTTGTCTGACCCCACCAATGAAAACACCCTTGCCCTAGGTCAACAATATGCAATGGATGAAACCTGTTTCCCGATTAAACTGATTACTGGGCACGTTGCTGAGCTGATGCAGAAAAAGGTTGATTACATCTTTTTCCCTGATTTGGTGACGGTAGATCACCCTGGCTCCCAAAGCCGAAAAAATTATGGTTGTGCTTTTATGCAGCTTTCTTTTAAGGTTATGAACCGTGCAATGGAGCTTGACAAGAAAGGCATTGAATTGTTGTCCCCTACCATAGCGTTTCATATGGGTAAAGAATCTATTATGAAGAGCTTCCTCAAAGTTGGGGAGCAATTAGGTAAGTCAGCCGACCGAACAAGGAACGCACTTGAAAAGGGGTTAGATTCCGCTAACAGATTTGAAGAACGAATGGCGAAAAACAGCAAAAAGGTTATGAGCCAGCTTAAGTCCGATGAAATTGCGTTCGTAATGGTTTCAAAAATATACGGAGTGGCCGACCCGGTGCTGAATATGAACATACCGGAAAAGCTTGCGGGGATGGGCTACAAGGTGTTTCCGTTTTATGATTTGCCGGAAGGCGATCTGTCGAAAGAACATCCCAACATGTTCTGGCCGTTTGGCCAGCATATTTTGGAGCCTGCTCAGTTAATTCGCCGACATCCCAACCTATACGCTATTTTTCTCACTCATCATGGGTGCGGCCCTGATTCTATTCTCTCCCACTACTTTAGGGAGGAAATGAGAGGAAAACCCTATCTGCATATTGAAATTGATGAGCATTCCTCAGGTGTCGGCATTATTACAAGAGTAGAAGCCTTTATTAACAGCCTTAAAAACATTAACACAAAGCATGCAGCCAATATACAGACGTATGTAAACAGCATTGAGCATAGTGAGACGAATATAAAAAATACGCTTGGTAATCTCAACAAAACGAAAACTATTTATTTGCCATATCTGTATCCGTATTCCGAGTTCTATAAAGAGCTGCTGTTAAAAAGAGGCATTGATGCAAAGGTACTCCCCTCTTCAAGCAAAGTATCCATAGATACCGGACGTAAGTTCACAATAACAGAAGAATATTTTTCACTCACAGCTTTGTTAGGGAATGTGTTTACGACTCTAAAAAGGCTTGATAATAAAGACGTGAATCGTACCGCTTTTCTTATCCCGCAAAATGAAGGAACAGAAACAGACGGTCAGTACAGCCGACTGCTTAGAACAATGCTGGATGAGGAAGGTTATCAGAACGTCGACATTGTATCACCCTTTTGGGAAGATATTCTTTGCAAAGATGATCAAACCTTTAATGAAGTGACCCTGTGTTTTCTTGCTGGTGACATAATCTGGTGTGCTCCTCAAAAGTCACGAGAAAGGTATTTAAAAGCAACGATGGAACTGATAAAGGAAAATCAGTTTAATCTGGAACAACTGAAAGCAATTGCGCAGTCAATCGCAACGGAGCTGAATGGAGAAAGCTTTGAAAAGAAGATACTTGCTGTAGGTGAATTCAATATTCTGTTTGATGGGCTTTTAAATAATGATACTTTCAAGGAACTTGAAAAGAAAGGTCATCGTGTTTTATACAGCCCCTTAGGAGAAGCTATGTGGATGTTGTGGCGGGATTATGCAGATCAAAACAAAAATAATCAATCCGTACTCATGGAGCAAAGACTGCTAGAGCTTAGAAATGGTATTATGACTATTTCTAAAGCCCTCTGTGACTGGAGTCCTTATGAAAAAAATGCAGATGAACTGATACGAATTGCAGACAGAACTTTAGGCTATTTTTCTGGAGCTCATGGAAGATACCGACAAGCGAAGCAACTTTGTGCATCCCATAAGACTGATGGTGTTATCACAGCCGCATCTATTTATGAAAATACAGGAATCGTGCTGGGAATGCTTCAAAAAGGCTTTGAGGACGAGAACACAAAGCCTGTTTTAAATCTCACATTTGATGGAAATAAAAATGAAAATGACCAAATTAAGGTTGATTCATTTATGTACTATCTTTAA
- a CDS encoding GFA family protein yields the protein MKYKGSCLCGEVTFEIEGEFENFFLCHCERCRKDTGSAHAANLFSSTAKLKWLSGEDKAKIFNYHSEGHIKSFCSNCGSALPNIQIDGKLLVVPAGCIDSDLHMKPQGHIFCANKASWESNLEILPKFDELPNT from the coding sequence ATGAAATATAAAGGATCATGTCTTTGTGGTGAAGTCACTTTTGAGATTGAGGGGGAATTTGAAAATTTCTTTCTTTGTCATTGTGAGCGATGTCGTAAGGATACAGGGTCAGCCCATGCGGCCAATCTGTTTTCTTCTACAGCCAAGTTAAAATGGCTGTCTGGTGAAGATAAAGCTAAAATCTTTAATTACCATTCAGAAGGTCACATAAAAAGCTTCTGCTCCAATTGCGGATCGGCACTTCCAAATATTCAGATTGATGGAAAGCTACTGGTTGTCCCCGCAGGATGTATTGACAGTGACTTACACATGAAACCGCAAGGACACATCTTTTGCGCAAATAAAGCAAGTTGGGAAAGTAACTTAGAAATTTTACCAAAATTTGATGAACTCCCTAATACATGA
- a CDS encoding ABC transporter ATP-binding protein, translating into MNKNNWSFVKENSKRLAAVFGANLASNILPGVFYFFLYLIVMQLTVPILHGQPISYMALWKYCIWYIGVFIFYILLSMWSQTKTYVEAYTMSSELRLAMGDKLSRLSLSYFKKNDPGDIASRLLGDVQKAETIIARILPDLTTALISPVILIIFLATINSALAGIILLSVVAASVFLFVAQRTVGILGHRHIKTVVEASSRILEYFKTIKLLKSYNLTGESFETMNEAMLRLKKVSFRTEVWTAIPIQIFLFCLDIGYLITLFAAVRLCAVGSMPIQSLFSFAVMGYFLFETVKSLGPQLVELRYIYLSIKRIGEVFEAEEPSYHALNELPKTSHVTFDNVSFSYSDSDVLSGVSCHIPEKSMTALVGMSGSGKTTMTSLIARFWDVQSGEIRIGNIPITKINPNKLLTKLSMVFQEVYLFNDTIANNIGIGRKGAGIEEIRRAASLACCDEFIEALPHGYGTVVSENGNSLSGGEKQRISIARAILKDAPIVILDEATASLDPENEAEIQKAFENLVNEKTVIVIAHQFKAIENADNILVLDKGHIAEQGTHKELIKSNGLYSKLWKEQQKARGWKMEASEFNK; encoded by the coding sequence GTGAATAAAAACAACTGGAGCTTTGTTAAAGAAAATTCCAAAAGGTTAGCTGCTGTCTTTGGCGCAAATCTGGCTTCCAACATCCTTCCGGGAGTATTTTATTTCTTCCTCTACTTGATAGTAATGCAGCTTACAGTACCCATTTTACACGGGCAGCCAATAAGTTATATGGCGTTATGGAAATATTGCATTTGGTATATAGGTGTATTTATATTTTACATACTACTGTCAATGTGGAGCCAGACAAAAACCTATGTCGAAGCTTATACAATGTCGTCAGAACTTAGGTTGGCTATGGGTGACAAGCTAAGCAGGCTATCTTTAAGCTATTTTAAGAAGAATGACCCAGGGGATATCGCTTCACGCTTATTAGGCGACGTGCAAAAGGCAGAAACAATTATCGCCAGAATTCTGCCCGATCTGACCACTGCACTCATCTCACCGGTAATTCTTATTATATTTCTAGCTACAATTAATTCGGCTTTGGCTGGTATTATCTTGTTATCTGTTGTCGCAGCCAGTGTTTTCCTGTTTGTAGCACAAAGAACAGTCGGCATTCTTGGACATAGGCATATAAAAACTGTTGTTGAAGCATCCTCCCGTATCTTGGAATACTTTAAAACGATCAAGCTTTTGAAATCGTACAATTTAACTGGAGAGAGTTTTGAAACAATGAATGAGGCAATGCTACGGCTAAAGAAAGTCAGTTTTAGAACCGAGGTTTGGACGGCCATTCCAATACAGATTTTCCTTTTCTGCTTAGACATAGGCTATTTAATAACGTTGTTTGCGGCAGTAAGACTGTGTGCAGTTGGTAGCATGCCCATTCAGAGCCTGTTTTCCTTTGCGGTTATGGGCTATTTTCTGTTTGAAACGGTAAAATCTCTTGGGCCTCAGCTTGTTGAGCTTAGATACATCTACCTATCAATAAAGCGTATCGGTGAAGTATTTGAAGCAGAGGAACCATCTTATCATGCACTAAACGAACTTCCAAAAACAAGTCATGTGACTTTTGATAATGTCAGCTTTAGTTATAGCGACAGTGATGTATTGAGCGGAGTAAGCTGTCATATTCCAGAGAAGTCCATGACTGCCCTGGTAGGTATGTCTGGTTCAGGCAAAACGACTATGACAAGCCTTATTGCAAGGTTTTGGGATGTCCAGTCGGGTGAGATTCGTATCGGTAATATTCCGATAACGAAAATTAACCCTAATAAATTATTGACAAAGCTTTCTATGGTCTTTCAGGAGGTCTATCTCTTTAACGATACAATTGCCAATAATATTGGAATCGGCAGAAAAGGTGCAGGTATAGAAGAAATAAGAAGAGCCGCATCACTCGCCTGCTGCGATGAATTTATTGAGGCTCTTCCTCATGGATATGGCACGGTTGTCAGTGAAAATGGTAATTCACTGTCTGGAGGTGAAAAGCAACGAATATCTATCGCCAGAGCTATTCTGAAGGATGCTCCAATCGTAATTCTGGATGAAGCGACCGCATCACTTGATCCTGAAAATGAAGCAGAAATTCAAAAAGCATTTGAAAATCTAGTTAATGAAAAAACGGTTATTGTAATCGCCCATCAGTTTAAAGCAATTGAAAATGCTGATAATATTCTTGTTTTGGATAAAGGGCACATAGCCGAACAAGGAACACATAAAGAATTGATTAAATCAAACGGATTGTATTCTAAGCTGTGGAAAGAACAACAGAAAGCCAGAGGCTGGAAAATGGAAGCGTCAGAATTTAACAAGTAA
- a CDS encoding ABC transporter ATP-binding protein, with translation MKSLFDLIKYKKIHLIICVALAAISSLLLIVPFALIYKIVIYYLQAGQGASPEPIITWLGIAFAALLLRYAFTVSSFVFSHIAAFDLLYRIRVKITKHIGRLPMGFWGNHSSGQVLKIVQEDVEAIESFVAHHFPDAAAGLTLPFATLVFLFTVDWRLALAAAIPLPVTIILLYMMWNGALTGQNRKELTKKYHKAIETMHSTMLEYVHGMPVVKAFNLNADSFKRLKQSVSAYRDIVVVWSRGVSPYRALVSTFILGGGLFILPLGIYLMKNGSIDASKIILFLLFGTGCFGGLLKAIMITTRMELITSGIKRINEIMSVEPLYEPSVPKIPDKFNIELKNVSFQYQKGDQDILKDINITLPEGSFTALVGPSGAGKTTIVNLIARMWETTDGSIKIGGIPLNEMGTKGVSETVGTVFQDVMILTDTVKANICMGNEKANQDQIEAVAKAAACHDFIINLPHGYNTIIGDGGETQLSGGEKQRIAMARVIFKNSPIVLLDEATAYADAENESLMQEAFSRLMVNRTVVVIAHRLSTIVGADNIYVIDEGNVAESGTHDKLLAQNGLYKNMWDVHLKARQWQLSEKEV, from the coding sequence ATGAAATCCCTTTTTGATTTAATTAAATATAAAAAAATTCATTTGATCATATGTGTGGCGTTGGCTGCCATCAGCTCGTTGCTGCTTATCGTGCCCTTTGCCCTGATATATAAAATAGTTATATATTATCTGCAAGCGGGTCAGGGGGCATCGCCCGAGCCTATTATAACATGGCTTGGGATTGCGTTTGCAGCTCTTTTATTAAGATATGCTTTTACGGTTTCTTCCTTTGTATTTAGCCACATTGCGGCTTTTGATCTACTTTACCGTATCCGCGTTAAAATAACAAAGCATATTGGAAGACTTCCAATGGGCTTCTGGGGGAATCACAGTTCAGGACAGGTTTTAAAAATAGTTCAGGAGGATGTTGAAGCAATTGAAAGCTTCGTTGCGCATCATTTTCCAGATGCAGCGGCAGGATTAACCCTGCCGTTTGCGACACTTGTCTTTCTTTTTACTGTCGACTGGCGTCTCGCACTAGCTGCGGCAATTCCGCTTCCGGTTACTATCATACTGCTTTATATGATGTGGAATGGTGCACTTACAGGACAAAACAGAAAGGAACTAACAAAAAAATATCATAAGGCTATAGAAACCATGCATTCTACAATGTTGGAGTATGTTCATGGAATGCCTGTTGTTAAGGCGTTTAATCTTAATGCAGACTCGTTTAAAAGACTCAAGCAATCTGTGTCTGCTTACCGCGATATTGTTGTTGTGTGGTCAAGGGGTGTATCGCCGTATCGGGCACTGGTTTCAACCTTTATTCTCGGAGGAGGTCTGTTTATCCTTCCTCTGGGAATATATTTAATGAAAAACGGCAGCATTGATGCCTCTAAAATCATTTTATTCCTGCTGTTTGGCACAGGTTGCTTTGGTGGTCTTTTGAAGGCAATTATGATTACAACACGCATGGAGCTTATAACCTCTGGTATAAAACGGATAAATGAGATTATGTCGGTAGAACCTCTTTATGAACCATCGGTTCCTAAGATACCAGATAAATTTAACATAGAGCTTAAAAATGTATCCTTTCAATATCAAAAAGGAGATCAAGATATTCTTAAGGATATAAATATTACTCTGCCGGAAGGCTCCTTTACCGCACTGGTAGGGCCTTCAGGAGCAGGTAAAACTACAATAGTAAACCTTATTGCAAGAATGTGGGAAACTACTGATGGTTCAATTAAAATAGGAGGAATACCATTAAACGAAATGGGTACCAAGGGCGTTTCAGAAACAGTAGGAACTGTATTTCAGGATGTTATGATACTAACGGATACAGTAAAGGCAAATATTTGTATGGGAAATGAAAAGGCGAATCAAGATCAAATCGAGGCGGTAGCAAAAGCAGCGGCGTGTCATGATTTTATTATAAATCTTCCGCATGGATATAACACGATTATTGGTGACGGAGGTGAAACACAATTAAGCGGTGGAGAAAAACAAAGAATTGCAATGGCAAGAGTTATATTTAAAAATTCTCCCATTGTTCTTCTGGATGAGGCAACTGCTTATGCCGATGCTGAAAATGAGTCGTTGATGCAGGAGGCTTTTTCAAGACTTATGGTAAATAGAACCGTTGTTGTTATTGCCCATCGGCTTTCAACGATAGTTGGAGCCGATAACATATATGTAATTGATGAGGGAAATGTAGCTGAAAGCGGAACCCATGATAAACTGCTTGCTCAAAACGGTTTATATAAAAACATGTGGGACGTACATTTAAAAGCCAGACAATGGCAGCTGTCTGAAAAGGAGGTTTGA
- a CDS encoding class I SAM-dependent methyltransferase gives MNSKNCNNGHRQEQHCRNNRSRRGPSSFHMQDSSLVFEKLALKQGDTLLDLGCGAGDYSIHAAGIVGETGNIYALDLWQEMLDKICEDAMTQGIHNIHPVVSDIRKKINLSNDSMDICLIATVLHMMDFKTETDSLFAEVKRVLKSGGKLAVIECKKENSSFGPPIQARISPNELEKGLVKFGFSKTDYIDLGSNYMVIFALSQ, from the coding sequence ATGAATAGCAAAAATTGCAATAACGGACATAGACAAGAGCAGCATTGTCGAAATAACAGATCACGCCGTGGCCCCAGCAGCTTTCATATGCAGGATTCCAGTCTTGTGTTTGAGAAATTAGCCCTAAAACAAGGCGACACACTTTTAGATTTAGGTTGTGGTGCTGGAGATTATTCTATTCATGCGGCTGGAATAGTCGGGGAAACTGGAAACATATATGCTTTGGATCTCTGGCAGGAGATGCTAGACAAAATTTGTGAAGATGCTATGACACAGGGAATTCATAATATACATCCCGTGGTTTCAGATATTCGTAAGAAAATTAACCTCTCTAATGACAGCATGGATATTTGCTTGATTGCTACTGTACTTCATATGATGGATTTTAAAACAGAAACTGACAGCCTATTTGCTGAAGTCAAGCGGGTATTAAAGTCAGGAGGTAAACTTGCTGTTATTGAATGCAAGAAAGAAAATAGTTCATTCGGTCCTCCTATACAAGCTAGAATTTCACCGAACGAGCTTGAGAAAGGCCTTGTTAAGTTTGGTTTTTCAAAAACAGATTATATTGATTTGGGCTCCAATTATATGGTGATATTTGCTTTAAGTCAATGA
- a CDS encoding metal-dependent transcriptional regulator, translated as MTITPALENYLKIILELNENDAEARVTSISERFGVTKATVSQTVKKLMNYGLVTKDVSGAILLTDFGKEKAIEVRNRNLVIKGFLTQVLGVDNQVSEKDACKMEHLISCETIEKLKGYLLKPK; from the coding sequence ATGACAATTACGCCTGCTTTGGAAAACTATTTGAAAATAATATTGGAGCTGAATGAAAACGACGCCGAGGCAAGAGTTACAAGTATTTCCGAAAGATTTGGCGTAACAAAGGCAACTGTATCGCAAACTGTGAAAAAGCTTATGAATTATGGCTTAGTTACAAAGGATGTAAGTGGTGCAATATTGCTTACTGATTTCGGGAAAGAAAAGGCAATTGAAGTGCGAAACCGCAATTTAGTTATCAAAGGGTTTTTAACCCAAGTCCTCGGCGTAGACAATCAAGTATCCGAAAAAGATGCCTGTAAGATGGAACATTTAATCAGTTGTGAAACAATAGAAAAGCTTAAAGGATATTTACTTAAACCAAAATAA